Proteins found in one Streptosporangiales bacterium genomic segment:
- a CDS encoding adenosylhomocysteinase: MAKRRTPAYQVADLDLAPFGVRRIEWAARAMPVLGQVRARFTAERPLDGVRIAACLHVTAETANLLRSLAAGGADVALCAANPLSTQDDTAAALVHDYGLDVYAEAGVDREQYYEHISAVLDGKPDLVLDDGCDLTSTLHAHRPELLGQVRGGCEGTTTGVVRLRRMAAAGALRIPMLAVNDTRTKRMFDNRYGTGQSTVDAIMRATNMLFAGRTVVVAGFGYCGRGVAERARGLGAHVIVTEIDPVQALDAAMQGFAVEPMQEAAAKGDVFVTVTGNRDVVTRNHFAAMKDGAVLANCGHFDVEIDVKGLREDAVDVVSEVRPNVDEYVLDDGRRLLLLTEGRLANLGAAEGHPASVMDLSFADQALATAWLAEHVDDLDAGVYDVPDEIGKDVAALALDALGVRIDALSDGQRAYLNSWEHGS; the protein is encoded by the coding sequence GTCGCCGATCTCGATCTGGCGCCGTTCGGCGTGCGCAGGATCGAGTGGGCGGCCCGGGCCATGCCGGTGCTCGGCCAGGTGCGCGCGCGGTTCACCGCCGAGCGCCCGCTCGACGGGGTTCGTATTGCCGCCTGCCTGCACGTGACGGCGGAGACGGCCAACCTGCTGCGGTCGCTGGCCGCCGGCGGTGCCGACGTCGCGCTGTGCGCGGCCAACCCGCTGTCCACGCAGGACGACACCGCGGCCGCGCTCGTGCACGACTACGGGCTCGACGTGTACGCGGAAGCCGGCGTGGACCGTGAGCAGTACTACGAGCACATCAGCGCGGTGCTCGACGGCAAGCCCGACCTGGTGCTCGACGACGGCTGCGACCTGACGAGCACCCTGCACGCCCATCGGCCCGAGCTGCTCGGCCAGGTGCGCGGCGGGTGCGAGGGCACCACCACGGGAGTGGTGCGGTTGCGGCGGATGGCGGCGGCCGGCGCGTTGCGCATCCCCATGCTCGCCGTCAACGACACCCGCACCAAGCGAATGTTCGACAACAGGTACGGCACCGGCCAGTCCACCGTCGACGCGATCATGCGTGCGACCAACATGCTGTTCGCCGGCCGCACGGTCGTCGTCGCCGGCTTCGGGTACTGCGGTCGCGGCGTCGCCGAGCGCGCCAGAGGGCTCGGCGCGCACGTCATCGTCACGGAGATCGACCCGGTGCAAGCGCTCGACGCCGCCATGCAGGGCTTCGCCGTGGAGCCGATGCAGGAAGCCGCGGCCAAGGGCGACGTCTTCGTCACGGTCACCGGCAACAGGGACGTCGTCACGAGGAACCACTTCGCCGCCATGAAGGACGGCGCGGTGCTGGCCAACTGCGGGCACTTCGACGTGGAGATCGACGTCAAGGGCCTGCGCGAGGACGCCGTCGACGTGGTGTCGGAGGTGCGCCCGAACGTGGACGAGTACGTCCTCGACGACGGCCGCCGGCTGCTGCTGCTCACCGAGGGTCGGCTGGCCAACCTCGGCGCGGCCGAGGGCCACCCGGCGTCGGTGATGGACCTGTCGTTCGCCGACCAGGCGCTGGCTACCGCGTGGCTCGCGGAGCACGTCGACGACCTCGACGCCGGCGTGTACGACGTGCCGGACGAGATCGGCAAGGACGTCGCCGCGCTCGCGCTCGACGCGCTCGGCGTACGTATCGACGCGCTCTCCGACGGGCAGCGTGCCTACCTGAACTCCTGGGAGCACGGCTCCTGA
- a CDS encoding transcriptional regulator, which produces MWEQLVQLGIEPKDARFYLAVLERGKPTVAEAAEHAGVSRTNAYDIAKRLAHRGLLSFAETRSSGRHVLLATDPQRLVDEWREHGRMLDAVVPQLQAIHDKAGVRPRVRYFEGADGIRSVLFETLNWPSPLRGILSMVDLLNVPGEAAMNEYIEGRRQRGLWLHVIRSREKESDFGWPTDPSRFRVARYAPAGRVFTMTTIVSGGSVALISSRQESFGLIIDSEEFAALHGNMFDVLWEASTPSDAPVDGS; this is translated from the coding sequence ATGTGGGAGCAGCTCGTACAGCTCGGTATCGAGCCGAAGGACGCCCGCTTCTACCTCGCGGTACTCGAGCGGGGCAAGCCGACCGTCGCCGAGGCCGCCGAGCACGCGGGCGTCAGCCGCACCAACGCGTACGACATCGCGAAGCGACTCGCCCACCGCGGCCTGCTCTCGTTCGCCGAGACCCGCAGCTCCGGCAGGCACGTGTTGCTGGCCACCGACCCGCAGCGGCTGGTCGACGAGTGGCGCGAGCACGGCCGGATGCTCGACGCCGTCGTCCCGCAGCTGCAGGCGATCCACGACAAGGCGGGAGTACGCCCGCGGGTGCGCTACTTCGAGGGTGCCGACGGCATCAGGTCCGTGCTGTTCGAGACGCTGAACTGGCCGTCGCCGCTGCGCGGGATCCTCTCCATGGTCGACCTGCTCAACGTGCCGGGCGAGGCGGCGATGAACGAGTACATCGAGGGCCGCAGGCAGCGCGGGCTGTGGCTGCACGTGATCAGGTCACGGGAGAAGGAGTCGGACTTCGGCTGGCCCACCGACCCGAGCCGCTTCCGGGTCGCGCGGTACGCGCCCGCAGGTCGCGTGTTCACCATGACCACCATCGTCAGCGGCGGCTCGGTCGCGCTGATCTCGTCCAGGCAGGAGAGCTTCGGCCTGATCATCGACAGCGAGGAGTTCGCCGCTCTGCACGGCAACATGTTCGACGTGCTGTGGGAAGCGAGCACACCGTCCGACGCCCCCGTCGACGGCAGCTGA
- a CDS encoding carbon-nitrogen hydrolase family protein, with protein MTRGDEYPKLRVAAVQAAPVFLDREATIDKVDELTAEAVAGGAELVVFGESFVPAFPIWNGVLPPVDQHDLHERLFRNAVLVPGPDVQRLGDIAARHGVVLSVGITEKPAHSMGTLWNSNLLFDRNGRPVNHRRKLVATWYERLTWSAGDAHDLGVAGLDGLNVGALICGENTNTLARFTLLAQGERLHLASYPPSWPFDRREHGQEYDLTEAIKVRSVAHSFEGKVFTVVAATALDDDGVDQVAGGDGEIAKLLWANPTASLIVGPRGEILAGPLLGDTGILYADVDLGASIVPKQIHDIVGTYNRFDVFQLSVNTTRLEPVHLHEDESTR; from the coding sequence ATGACACGTGGTGACGAGTATCCGAAGCTCCGGGTGGCCGCCGTACAGGCAGCACCGGTGTTCCTGGACAGAGAAGCGACGATCGACAAGGTCGATGAGCTCACCGCGGAGGCGGTGGCCGGCGGTGCGGAACTCGTGGTGTTCGGCGAGAGCTTCGTGCCCGCCTTCCCCATCTGGAACGGTGTGTTGCCGCCCGTCGACCAGCACGACCTGCACGAGCGGCTGTTCCGTAACGCGGTGCTCGTGCCAGGCCCGGACGTGCAGCGGCTGGGCGACATCGCGGCCAGGCACGGTGTCGTGCTGTCGGTGGGGATCACGGAGAAACCCGCGCACAGCATGGGCACGCTGTGGAACAGCAACCTGCTCTTCGACCGCAACGGCCGGCCGGTCAACCACAGGCGCAAGCTGGTGGCGACCTGGTACGAGCGGCTCACCTGGTCGGCAGGCGACGCACACGACCTCGGCGTGGCCGGGCTCGACGGGCTCAACGTCGGTGCCCTCATCTGCGGCGAGAACACCAACACGCTGGCCAGGTTCACGCTGCTCGCGCAGGGCGAGCGGCTGCACCTCGCGAGCTACCCGCCGTCGTGGCCGTTCGACCGCCGCGAGCACGGCCAGGAGTACGACCTCACCGAGGCGATCAAGGTGCGCAGCGTCGCCCACTCGTTCGAGGGCAAGGTGTTCACCGTGGTCGCGGCCACGGCACTCGACGACGACGGGGTGGACCAGGTCGCGGGCGGCGACGGGGAGATCGCCAAGCTGCTGTGGGCCAACCCGACCGCGTCGCTGATCGTCGGGCCGCGGGGCGAGATACTCGCCGGGCCGCTGCTCGGCGACACCGGCATCCTGTACGCGGACGTCGACCTGGGCGCGTCGATCGTGCCGAAGCAGATCCACGACATCGTCGGCACGTACAACAGGTTCGACGTGTTCCAGCTCTCCGTGAACACCACCCGGCTGGAGCCGGTGCACCTGCACGAGGACGAGAGCACGCGATGA
- a CDS encoding MFS transporter, producing MSASPNTTGVTEPTAEQRTAGRRALRAAVAGFFVDMYDVYLPVIVLAPAIAYFSSTSMSTVAQATLTYAIFAASLIGRPLGALIFGPMGDRIGRRRTTIIVAAGFTICTGLIAVLPGYATIGALAPALLVLLRLLDGVFLGGEYTAANPLAMEYAPTARRGLYGSLLNIGYPTALAVITVVTMVTLRLFPAGAADSPYAMWGWRIPFVIGFVFSGLLFLYYVRAVPESRLWASQGGTSRPLRTLFAGSNLRHLARAAVVGTGAWLTLNAVVGVFSSHFTGLGASAGAVNWAILTGAVCSIAAFPCVGMLGQRFGRRRLFVVLGGVNVVAGPAVLALAIAYGPGSPALLVLLGAAAFLCTTPVWAVITAFLTELFPTSVRASGYGIAYSLPSIVPAFYSWYMLGLGTVVPYEYTPVVLLAIGGLFLIGGALLTADRRHVDLSEA from the coding sequence ATGAGCGCCTCGCCGAACACCACGGGTGTCACCGAGCCGACCGCCGAACAGCGCACTGCCGGCAGGCGGGCCCTGCGCGCGGCCGTGGCCGGTTTCTTCGTCGACATGTACGACGTCTACCTGCCGGTGATCGTGCTGGCCCCGGCGATCGCGTACTTCTCGTCGACCAGCATGTCGACGGTCGCCCAGGCGACGTTGACGTACGCCATCTTCGCCGCCTCGTTGATCGGGCGGCCACTGGGGGCGTTGATCTTCGGTCCGATGGGCGACCGGATCGGCCGGCGGCGTACGACCATCATCGTCGCGGCGGGCTTCACCATATGTACGGGCCTGATCGCCGTGCTGCCCGGTTACGCGACGATCGGTGCGCTGGCTCCCGCGCTGCTGGTGCTGCTCCGGCTGCTCGACGGCGTCTTCCTCGGTGGCGAGTACACGGCGGCGAACCCGCTCGCCATGGAGTACGCACCCACCGCCCGTCGCGGCCTGTACGGGTCGCTGTTGAACATCGGCTACCCGACCGCGCTCGCCGTCATCACCGTGGTGACCATGGTGACGTTGCGGTTGTTCCCCGCGGGTGCCGCAGACTCGCCGTACGCCATGTGGGGCTGGCGCATCCCGTTCGTCATCGGGTTCGTGTTCTCCGGGCTGCTGTTCCTCTACTACGTGCGTGCCGTGCCCGAGTCGCGGTTGTGGGCCAGCCAGGGTGGCACCTCGCGGCCGCTGCGTACGTTGTTCGCCGGCAGCAACCTGCGCCACCTGGCCCGCGCGGCCGTCGTCGGCACGGGTGCCTGGCTGACGCTCAACGCCGTCGTCGGCGTGTTCAGCTCGCACTTCACCGGGCTCGGTGCCTCTGCGGGCGCGGTCAACTGGGCGATCCTCACTGGTGCCGTCTGCTCCATCGCGGCGTTCCCATGTGTGGGCATGCTGGGGCAGCGGTTCGGGCGGCGCCGGTTGTTCGTCGTGCTCGGTGGCGTCAACGTGGTCGCCGGGCCTGCGGTGCTCGCGCTCGCCATCGCGTACGGGCCAGGGTCGCCCGCCCTGCTGGTGTTGTTGGGTGCGGCCGCGTTCCTGTGCACTACACCGGTCTGGGCCGTCATCACCGCGTTCCTCACCGAGCTGTTCCCGACCAGCGTGCGGGCTTCTGGCTACGGCATCGCGTACAGCCTGCCGAGCATCGTGCCGGCGTTCTACTCGTGGTACATGCTCGGGCTTGGGACCGTCGTGCCGTACGAGTACACGCCCGTGGTGCTGCTGGCGATCGGCGGTCTGTTCCTGATCGGCGGCGCGCTGTTGACCGCGGACCGGCGGCACGTGGACCTCAGCGAGGCGTGA
- a CDS encoding RDD family protein, with translation MSELVTGEAVVLDIRVAKVGSRAVAKTIDMLIQLSVLFAIVYWMPEPALDEAAGQALLITLMVAVIVGYPTASETLWRGKTVGKAALGLRTVRDDGGPISFRQALFRALTGFLEFWATAGLLAVLSSFVSHRGKRLGDAFTGTIVIAERAPGRRRQLIDMPPGTEHWAATLELAALPDELALAARQYLTRFEDFTPDQAERLGRRIAGQVSARVTPPPPPHLPPYVYLAAVLAERRRREAIRLQPGWSPVTPR, from the coding sequence GTGTCCGAGCTGGTGACCGGCGAGGCTGTCGTACTCGACATCCGGGTCGCGAAGGTGGGCAGCCGCGCGGTGGCCAAGACCATCGACATGCTCATCCAGCTGTCGGTGTTGTTCGCGATCGTCTACTGGATGCCCGAGCCGGCACTCGACGAGGCCGCGGGCCAGGCGCTGCTCATCACCCTCATGGTGGCCGTCATCGTCGGCTACCCGACCGCGAGCGAGACGCTGTGGCGCGGCAAGACCGTCGGCAAGGCGGCGCTGGGGCTGCGCACCGTACGCGACGACGGTGGCCCGATCTCGTTCCGGCAGGCGCTGTTCCGCGCGCTGACCGGCTTCCTGGAGTTCTGGGCGACAGCCGGGCTGCTCGCGGTGCTCTCCTCGTTCGTCAGCCACCGCGGCAAGCGCCTCGGCGACGCGTTCACCGGCACCATAGTGATCGCCGAGCGCGCACCCGGACGCCGCCGGCAGCTGATCGACATGCCACCGGGCACGGAGCACTGGGCCGCGACGCTGGAGCTGGCGGCACTGCCGGACGAGCTCGCGCTCGCCGCCAGGCAGTACCTGACCCGGTTCGAGGACTTCACCCCCGACCAGGCGGAGCGCCTCGGCCGGCGGATCGCCGGCCAGGTGTCCGCCCGGGTGACGCCACCACCGCCGCCGCACCTGCCGCCGTACGTCTACCTCGCCGCCGTGCTCGCCGAGCGCCGCCGGCGGGAGGCGATCAGGCTGCAGCCTGGCTGGAGCCCGGTCACGCCTCGCTGA
- a CDS encoding stage II sporulation protein M produces the protein MDLDVFVAVHNDEWRRLEDLLKRRRRLTGAEADELVELYEHVSTHLSVVRSTAPDPGLITRLSTLVARARSAITGAHTPAWRDIARFVLVVFPAVTYRYRWWLLFTSLGSVLVSVVVAGWLVSHPQLLTEIAPPDVLEEYAEKDFAAYYGEHPASSFASRVWTNNVWVAAQALAFGVLLGIPTVIVLVQNMASLGVSAAIMTTYGQADVFFGLITPHGLLELTAVFLAGAAGLKLGWSIIDPGPRRRLEALASEGRAAVSITLGLVGVLLVSGIVEAFVTPSPLPTWARIAIGVFVEVAFLVYVFTLGRRAVQAGETGDLLREQREDVLPSAG, from the coding sequence GTGGACTTGGACGTGTTCGTGGCGGTGCACAACGACGAGTGGCGTCGGCTGGAGGACCTGCTGAAGCGCCGGCGCAGGCTCACCGGCGCCGAGGCCGACGAGCTGGTCGAGCTGTACGAGCACGTGAGCACCCACCTCTCCGTGGTCAGGTCGACCGCGCCCGACCCTGGGCTGATCACCAGGCTCTCCACGCTGGTCGCCCGGGCCCGGTCGGCGATCACCGGTGCGCACACGCCGGCATGGCGCGACATCGCCAGGTTCGTGCTCGTGGTGTTCCCTGCCGTGACGTACCGCTACCGCTGGTGGCTGCTGTTCACCAGCCTCGGTTCAGTACTGGTCTCCGTGGTGGTCGCCGGCTGGCTGGTGAGCCACCCGCAGCTGCTCACCGAGATCGCCCCGCCTGACGTCCTCGAGGAGTACGCGGAGAAGGACTTCGCCGCGTATTACGGCGAGCACCCGGCGAGCAGCTTCGCCAGCCGGGTGTGGACGAACAACGTGTGGGTCGCCGCGCAGGCGCTGGCGTTCGGCGTGCTGCTCGGGATCCCGACGGTCATCGTGCTCGTGCAGAACATGGCCAGCCTCGGGGTGTCCGCGGCGATCATGACCACGTACGGGCAGGCCGACGTGTTCTTCGGCCTGATCACCCCGCACGGCCTGCTCGAGCTGACCGCCGTGTTCCTCGCCGGCGCGGCCGGGTTGAAGCTCGGCTGGTCGATCATCGACCCGGGCCCGCGCCGCCGGCTGGAGGCGCTCGCCAGCGAGGGCCGCGCCGCGGTCAGCATCACGCTCGGCCTGGTCGGGGTGCTGCTGGTGTCCGGGATCGTGGAGGCGTTCGTGACCCCGTCGCCGCTGCCCACCTGGGCGCGGATAGCCATCGGCGTCTTCGTCGAGGTGGCGTTCCTGGTGTACGTGTTCACGCTGGGCAGGCGCGCCGTGCAGGCCGGCGAGACCGGCGACCTGCTCCGCGAACAGCGGGAGGACGTGCTGCCGTCCGCGGGCTAG
- a CDS encoding glutathione S-transferase family protein, whose translation MAQFAQETSKRGEWVRQANRFTDRITADGSTDWPVTTGRYRLVVSLACPWAHRSVIVRRLLGLEDAIGLAVVDPIRDERGWRFTLDSDGRDPVLGIEFLAEAYHATDPDFTGRVTVPAVVDTVTGRVVTNDFPQITLDLEEQWRGLQSGDAPDLYPAHLRAEIDEVNAVVYAEVNNGVYRCGFAASQQAYDEAYDTLFRRLDWLAERLTGQRYLCGDRITEADVRLFTTLVRFDAVYHGHFKCNRNKLAEMPVLWAYARDLFQTPGFGDTVDFDHIKRHYYSTHPTLNPSGIVPKGPEQDWSAPHHREQLG comes from the coding sequence GTGGCACAGTTCGCGCAGGAGACGAGCAAGCGCGGTGAGTGGGTCAGGCAGGCGAACAGGTTCACCGACCGGATCACCGCCGACGGCTCCACCGACTGGCCGGTGACCACCGGCAGGTACCGGTTGGTGGTGTCGCTGGCGTGCCCGTGGGCGCACCGGTCGGTGATCGTCCGGCGGCTGCTCGGCCTGGAGGACGCGATCGGGCTGGCCGTCGTCGACCCGATCAGGGACGAGCGGGGCTGGCGGTTCACCCTGGACTCCGACGGGCGCGACCCGGTGCTCGGCATCGAGTTCCTTGCGGAGGCGTACCACGCGACCGACCCGGACTTCACCGGCCGGGTGACGGTGCCCGCCGTCGTCGACACGGTGACCGGGCGGGTGGTCACGAACGACTTCCCGCAGATCACCCTCGACCTCGAGGAGCAGTGGCGCGGCCTGCAGAGCGGGGACGCGCCTGACCTGTACCCGGCACACCTGCGCGCGGAGATCGACGAGGTCAACGCCGTCGTGTACGCCGAGGTGAACAACGGCGTCTACCGGTGCGGGTTCGCGGCGTCACAGCAGGCGTACGACGAGGCGTACGACACGCTGTTCCGGCGGCTGGACTGGCTGGCCGAGCGACTGACCGGGCAGCGCTACCTCTGCGGTGACCGCATCACCGAGGCGGACGTCCGGCTGTTCACCACGCTGGTGCGCTTCGACGCCGTCTACCACGGGCACTTCAAGTGCAACAGGAACAAGCTCGCCGAGATGCCCGTGCTGTGGGCGTACGCCCGCGACCTGTTCCAGACGCCGGGGTTCGGCGACACCGTCGACTTCGACCACATCAAGCGGCACTACTACAGCACGCACCCGACCCTGAACCCCAGCGGCATCGTGCCGAAGGGCCCGGAGCAGGACTGGTCGGCGCCGCACCACCGCGAGCAGCTCGGCTGA
- a CDS encoding ATP-binding cassette domain-containing protein — protein MVGLNGSGKSTLLRLFAGALRPGAGSVSVGGRVGYLRQDLTLARHLRAEEVLGVSGVRAALAAIEHGQVDDETFAAVGDDWDAEERVRATLDRLGLGHVELDRTVGTLSGGEVVLLGLAAQLLRNPDVLLLDEPTNNLDLRGRQVVYETVESWRGVLGVVTHDRQLLELVDRIAELRDGEVRWYGGNLTAYEEALAVEQDAAERTVKTAESDLRRQRRELAEARIKLDRRQRYGQKMWDTKREPKVVMGERKRQAQVAAGKHRNMHLAKVDEAREWLTDAEQAVRDDDQIRVELPQTSVPATREVLRLTDVRLVSGARAALDVRGPGRIALVGANGAGKTTLLRTVAGLAEPREGRVRRMVPLRYLPQRLDVLDDELSVAANVARFAPAASNNEIRARLARFLFRGARADQPAGTLSGGERFRATLAALLLAEPAPQLFLLDEPTNNLDLASVRQLTQALHAYAGALVVASHDLPFLRTIGVTRWLELDGDQLTESAPR, from the coding sequence CTGGTCGGCCTGAACGGGTCGGGGAAGTCCACCCTGCTGCGGCTGTTCGCGGGCGCGCTGCGCCCGGGCGCGGGGTCGGTGTCCGTCGGCGGGCGCGTCGGCTACCTGCGCCAGGACCTCACCCTCGCCCGACACCTGCGCGCCGAGGAGGTGCTCGGTGTCAGCGGCGTGCGTGCCGCGCTCGCGGCGATCGAGCACGGCCAGGTGGACGACGAGACGTTCGCTGCGGTCGGCGACGACTGGGACGCCGAGGAACGGGTCCGCGCGACGCTCGACCGGCTCGGGCTCGGGCACGTCGAGCTGGACCGCACCGTCGGCACGCTGTCCGGCGGCGAGGTGGTGCTGCTCGGGCTCGCCGCACAGCTGCTGCGCAACCCGGACGTGCTGCTCCTCGACGAGCCGACGAACAACCTTGACCTGCGCGGCCGGCAGGTGGTGTACGAGACCGTCGAGTCGTGGCGCGGAGTGCTCGGCGTGGTGACGCACGACCGGCAGCTGCTCGAGCTGGTCGACCGCATCGCCGAGCTGCGCGACGGCGAGGTGCGTTGGTACGGCGGCAACCTCACTGCGTACGAGGAAGCCCTCGCCGTCGAGCAGGACGCCGCGGAGCGCACGGTGAAGACGGCCGAGTCGGACCTGCGCAGGCAACGGCGGGAGCTGGCCGAGGCCCGGATCAAGCTCGACCGGCGGCAGCGGTACGGCCAGAAGATGTGGGACACCAAGCGTGAGCCCAAGGTGGTGATGGGGGAGCGCAAGCGGCAGGCCCAGGTGGCCGCGGGCAAGCACAGGAACATGCACCTGGCGAAGGTCGACGAGGCGCGCGAGTGGTTGACCGACGCCGAGCAGGCGGTGCGCGACGACGACCAGATCCGCGTCGAGCTGCCGCAGACGTCGGTGCCCGCCACCCGCGAGGTGCTGCGGCTGACGGACGTGCGGTTGGTGTCCGGCGCCCGTGCGGCACTCGACGTCCGCGGCCCGGGACGGATCGCCCTCGTCGGTGCGAACGGGGCGGGCAAGACCACGCTGTTGCGTACCGTCGCGGGGCTGGCCGAGCCGCGGGAGGGACGCGTGCGCCGGATGGTGCCGCTGCGCTATCTGCCGCAGCGGCTGGACGTACTCGACGACGAGCTGAGCGTCGCCGCGAACGTCGCACGGTTTGCGCCGGCGGCGTCGAACAACGAGATCCGCGCCCGGCTGGCGCGGTTCCTGTTCCGCGGTGCGCGGGCCGACCAGCCGGCGGGCACGCTGTCCGGCGGCGAGCGGTTCCGCGCCACGCTCGCCGCGCTGCTGCTCGCCGAACCGGCACCACAGCTGTTCCTGCTCGACGAGCCGACGAACAACCTCGACCTGGCCAGCGTCAGGCAGCTGACCCAGGCCCTGCACGCGTACGCAGGTGCGCTCGTGGTCGCGAGCCACGACCTGCCGTTCCTCCGTACCATCGGTGTGACCCGCTGGCTCGAGCTGGACGGCGACCAGCTCACCGAGTCCGCGCCGCGCTGA